The proteins below are encoded in one region of Tiliqua scincoides isolate rTilSci1 chromosome 7, rTilSci1.hap2, whole genome shotgun sequence:
- the A4GALT gene encoding lactosylceramide 4-alpha-galactosyltransferase, with the protein MHKVPACMLKLAKGASNHKRWAVLLIIFKFMSFFSVMVYWRLTQDEKAKSWGYRFPTEVKCPPLPPTSNSIWPPPLSKDIYFVETSERTNPSFLFMCSVESAARAHPESRIFIFMKGLANHSVTLPKHLGISLLSCFPNIELKPLDLNDLFSDTPLAGWYLLAQHRWEPYFLPILSDACRLAIMWKFGGIYLDTDFIVLKNLNNLTNVLGTQSEYILNGAFLSFEPRHKFIELCIQDYVSDYNRWLWGHQGPQLLTRNFKRWCSIRSLRSSKSCRGVTALPREAFYPIRWQDWRKYFETVNASELPMQFKDTYAVHVWNARSKEKQHVLSSETLLAQLQSSYCPSTYLLRKLSS; encoded by the coding sequence ATGCACAAGGTACCTGCCTGTATGCTGAAGTTAGCCAAGGGAGCCTCGAATCACAAACGCTGGGCTGTGCTTCTCATCATCTTTAAGTTCATGTCCTTCTTCTCTGTTATGGTCTACTGGAGACTCACCCAGGATGAGAAAGCAAAGAGCTGGGGCTACCGTTTCCCTACAGAGGTGAAgtgcccccctcttcctcccacttccaaTTCCATTTGGCCTCCTCCTTTGTCCAAGGACATCTACTTTGTGGAGACATCGGAACGGACAAACCCAAGCTTCTTGTTCATGTGTTCTGTGGAGTCAGCTGCCAGGGCTCACCCAGAGTCCAGAATCTTCATCTTCATGAAAGGGCTGGCAAACCACAGCGTCACTTTGCCAAAGCACTTGGGGATCTCCTTGCTCAGCTGTTTTCCCAACATTGAACTCAAACCTTTGGATCTGAATGATCTTTTCTCTGACACTCCTCTGGCTGGCTGGTATTTGTTGGCCCAGCATAGGTGGGAACCCTACTTCCTGCCCATCCTTTCTGATGCCTGCCGACTTGCCATCATGTGGAAGTTTGGGGGCATCTACTTAGACACAGACTTCATAGTCCTTAAGAACTTAAATAACCTCACCAATGTGCTTGGCACCCAGTCCGAATATATACTGAATGGGGCCTTCCTCTCCTTCGAGCCCAGACACAAGTTTATCGAGCTGTGCATCCAGGATTATGTGTCTGACTACAACCGTTGGCTCTGGGGCCACCAGGGCCCGCAGCTCCTCACCCGAAATTTTAAAAGGTGGTGCTCCATCCGGAGCCTTCGCAGCAGCAAGAGTTGTAGGGGCGTCACTGCCCTCCCACGAGAAGCTTTCTACCCCATCCGCTGGCAGGACTGGAGAAAGTATTTTGAGACTGTCAATGCTTCAGAGCTTCCAATGCAGTTTAAAGACACTTATGCAGTGCATGTTTGGAATGCAAGAAGTAAAGAGAAACAACATGTGCTCAGCTCTGAAACTTTGCTAGCGCAACTGCAGTCCTCTTACTGCCCTTCAACATATTTGCTGAGGAAGTTGTCTTCCTAA